CCTTTTCAAGAAATCTTTCCAAGGAATCTTGGTAGCGATTGGTTACCAGATACAGTCTAAGCGCCTCTCTATTCATAAACATCTCCTTTTATGGCTTCTAGCCAATTTTCATCTCTTTTTAGGAGCGAAAGCTGATTGAGTACTTGGTAGCGAAATTCTTCCAATCCCATTCCTTGGACAACTATTCTCTCAGCAGAGATATTGAGATAAGAAACCGCTAGGCAAGAAGCTTCAAAACCAGTCTTTCCTTGGCCGAGAAAAACTGCTGTCAAGGCTCCAACCAAGTCTCCTGTCCCTGTTATCCAGTCTAATTCTGCACAGCCATTCTCCAATACAGCAACCTGATTATCTGAAACGATGAGGTCTTTGGGGCCTGTGACTAAGAATGACATACCTGGATATGTCTGACACCAGTCTTTCAAGACTTGAAGCAAATCCTCAATTTCTTGATCTTTAGCACTCGCATCAACC
Above is a genomic segment from Streptococcus mitis containing:
- a CDS encoding hydroxyethylthiazole kinase, giving the protein MQKLTNPFPLETTSLIHCITNEISCEMLANGILALGCKPVMADDPREVLDFTKQSQALFINLGHLSAEKEKAIRMAASYANQSSLPMVVDAVGLTASSIRKSLVKDLLDYSPTVLKGNMSEIRSLVGLKHHGVGVDASAKDQEIEDLLQVLKDWCQTYPGMSFLVTGPKDLIVSDNQVAVLENGCAELDWITGTGDLVGALTAVFLGQGKTGFEASCLAVSYLNISAERIVVQGMGLEEFRYQVLNQLSLLKRDENWLEAIKGDVYE